Sequence from the Zeugodacus cucurbitae isolate PBARC_wt_2022May chromosome 5, idZeuCucr1.2, whole genome shotgun sequence genome:
gcttATATACACGTCTAAATGTATGCATATAGAACGTTACTGTTATATTGCGCATtcctttcatttgttgtttgtacgcttaatatggatataataataatagcctATCATTTAATACCGCCAAGTTACGTCcagttgcaacaataacaatgaaaacACTGCGAATGACGTGTGTGGGCTGTCAATTTGCAATTTTGCTTTGGCATGCTTGTGCTGTGTGTCTGTTGTAGGCGTAAActgcataataataataagacgcTGCTGTGGGTGATGCATTGCCGTTCCAATTACAATTTCTGTGAACTTTCAGTTACAGCTGTGATATTACAATTTGCGCCAGCCAAGAGCTGGAAACGAATTTAGGTGGatttgcattttcttttatattgatGACGCAGCGTTGcatactatttttgttgttcataGAAATCGtcatagatttaaaaaaattgtatgaataaTTGTTTAACTACTCGATTTATTTCTacataacaataaatatcatttaacattttttttttaaatggcgCGCAATAAATTAATTGTGACTTGTGTTATTGTTAATGTcacttgtttttgtgtttgaGACAAAGTTTACATTTTTTCTGCGGAATATGCAAAAGTTGTTTATCTAGTAGTCTTGTACTGTGGAATATTCTGTGAATTCCGCGATGTGTCATTAAGTGTGAGTTATCTCAGGTAGCTATTTTGCATTAGAACTTTGATTATTGGCGCTGGAATAACAATTAGACAAaggaaattttatgaatttgcaattcttgtgaaaaaagaaattcctgtttattataattataattcaattgagcacctattttctttaaaataatttaaaatttgttttaaattaaattatactcaataattaattaattttgttgagcTTATTAAGCACAAATGTCTGTGAAATTAGTGATATTagctataaatataaacatttcttATAAgtaatgtaaatacaaatactcCATACAACACTGCAGCTGCTTGCAAATGTCAAAACAGACTGCATACCGGCCGGCAACTCGACTGATTAGCGCTCATTTTTTATGCCAAAGTGTGATATCAACATTTCTGTGTATTTCATTGTTGTGTGTCCGTCGAGTGCCGGTTGTGTTTAGACATATATGCaaaagaaataaagtaaaataaaaataaaaaaatatgtcataCTTTTCGCATGCACCAATTGCCTTCAAGTTTCGGTGTTCACCGCTGCCTACAGTTTATATCGTTTATTTGCTGGCTGTTGCTTGCTGTGCGCCTAATCGTTGTGGACACATACTTTTTCAGTTTGGTTTGCTATATTTATGACTTAACTTTAACGTTCTTCCTGTTTGATAACGgtttcattcataaaattattattctattgCATAAGTATGTgctctagttgttgttgttgcaatttaccCTGCATTTTCACTCTAGTGTGACAAACAAAGCTACAAACGTGTGGCACCTGCAAAccataaatactttttaaaagtatttaatatcGCTGCTATTTTATGGCTACTGCATttcttgttgttggctttttatTGTCGCACTTATCGATTTATCGCGCATTTTGCCAAATCATACTCACACGACGTATTTGTCTTACCACAAAAATAGGTTTTTGTTCTACATTTTGCGCGATCAAAACAAACAGCAGAGAATGCCAATTGTATCTAGCAAGTGTTATAAATAACAcatagtgaaaatgaaaataaaaatgcagcaacaaaaaatactataaGCCATACAAACATACGCGCGAAGCATGCTGAAAAGGAAAACTAGCCGAAATAATTGCATTTCTtgaatttggtttgagcaagcgTGTCAGTCAGCCGGGACAGCACACTGAGTGGTGAGGCCTGTGTTAAATACCTATGTAGTTGGTTAGTTGGCTGACCAATTAGTGGCGGTGTTCGGTTGGCAGTTCTCGctggttttttgtttattacaaaaacaaaaatgaacagCTGTTAATATACTGCAACTATTTATGGCATTTCTATCTATTTATAATGACTATAAACTGCGAACTCATCGATTTGCTGAAAAGTGCATTCATTTTGTCAAGTAATTCACAATTCGTATAATTAtcgaatacatatatagtatatactgttgtatatacataggtatgtttgtattttgccGGTTTGTTGATTGATGGCGATTATTAAATGACGATTTGATTACCGTTTCCCAGTTTGGCACATAGTAACTGGTTTGTGGCGCCACTTAAATATAGTATGGCTGATATGTTGTGCTCACTTCCCGCCTCTGAAACTAATCGCTTTTACGGAATTTCATGATAGTTTGGGTTTTTTACTACTCAACTTTATCGCGAAGTTGAGATAGTGATACAACCCAGcaggtaaaaatttaaaaatctcaaGTTTatgatcataaaaatattttagtacattttttataaaatatttcatattttaatacttaaaaaaatcacGCACTTTACTTTTTTACTCCTGGGTTGCTTGCCGCCTTTGAAAGCTTGCCATTTACCTAGTGGCAATTTTATGGTTTTATCTactctatatagtatatgtctGATCGTGATTGCAATAATTACCAAGTCACACTTTTTCAACACACCTTCGTAAGTAATTAAATGTACGTAGCGCTTTACGTAATAAACACAACAGGGGGTTTTATTTTAGACTCGCTTATTTATTTCGTGGAATTGCATAGCTGATTCGCGCTAAACGCTGCTTCTTTCTAATGTTTGAATAACACTACAGTAAATATACTCACATATTTGAGATAATAAAGAAACCATGTGATATTTAATTGCAGGAAGAATGTGAATAGAttacgttaatttttaatttagaaataaaatttttgtctaAACTTGTAAGAGCTTTTTGTGAAAGCTCGACGTATATTGAATGTGAAAGCTCCgcgtattttgtataaaatactcCGTTTAGTTTTCATGTAAAAGCTTTTTGCTTTGGATATGTGAAAGCTTTCGATTAAAGCTCTACGTAAAGCCCTTACAGTTATACACACATTtcattcttaaataaataaataaaaaaataaacgatttgTGAAAGCTCAGAATATTTTGTATGTGAAAGCTCACCAAATATTGACATTAAACTTATATTTCCCTTTTCTCCTTCCAGCTCACTTACTTGCTTTACAAATCGTAAGTCAACATTTTCTACCTCCAAAGTGTATTCGACAAGCAGTACAATTCTACCGCAACGAGTAATCGTACAAGAAAATTTCGACACCATTTTTGATTTTGACCCATTTGAAAACGACTCAAAAATGGCCAAAACTTGCATCCCATTTGGTTCCTCACCCATTTTGGGTAGCATCTACCTGGGCGATCACTCCGAGGACTACTCCATCATACGCCCCGATCCCTGTGAATTATTCGAGGATCTACTACCCGATTGGGGTCATTCCATTTATGGTGACATACAAAAAATGGACAATGGCAATGATTTGCCCATCAGCGGTACACCCGACTACAGTTCGTACAAGAACGAAATACGCAATGGCGATTGCATGTGGTCCGGACAATCACAGACCGAGTTGAGCACATCGGCCACATCGACCGGCAGTGACTTGGCTGTGAGACGCGCTGTACCATTGTCGGCCGTCACCGCCAAGCCCGCACAATTGCCACCAGCACCAACTGTTGTTGTagccaacaataataaacacaaaatgCAGACCGCTCAAAAgccaacacaacaacagcaatatgttGAGGTGAAGCGGGAAATCAAAATGGAACCGAGCGATGATTATGagaaacaattgcaacaacatagTATACCAAATGTACGCAATGCcacaacagcacaacaacaacagtcgtcCACACAAAGTATGCAACATATACCGCCTGGTACGTCGCTGCTGCGTAAATCCAATGTtccgcaacaacagcagcaacaacaacaacaacagcgcaaatTGCAGAAACACCAACAATTGCAACATAAGCTCTCCACATTACATTTGTCGGGCAGcagcaccaccaccaacaacaacaataaattgaacaacaccaacagcggTGTTGTAACATCATTCGACACCATGGCCTATGAGCTGCCGGAGACCCCACCATCTTTGGATGACGAAGCCACCGATTTCAAACAGACCAACATCGATTTGCGCGCCTGCATGATGGGCAGCAATAATATATCCTTGAATGCTGGCATCATCGATAACATAAGCAAAGAACTGCAGGACACGAGTAAGGATAAAATCAATACACGTCTCACCTCCGATCATCCCGACTTACATGAAGTGCTCGATATTATAAGGCGTGATGAGCATAAATCCGTTATGTACTCGAGTAAAATGGCCATCTCTTCCGATTGTGAATCGGATGAGGATGAGGAGAGCACCGCCAATTCCGGTTATGGTTCGGCGTCGTCAATACTGGACGGCGAACTGTCATACGGACGCACATCGCCGGTACCCAGTCAAGCATCCAGCCAAACGAGTATGAGTCTACACACCACACAAGCACACTGTCACAGCGATCACAGCTATACGCGCTGCAAGGAAGGCATGGACGATTTGTCGAGTTCGGCGTTTACACCCTCCGATTCCGGTAAGTTCACctactattatttattattagttaagTGGAATTGTAGACTCAATTAGTTAGGTAGTGAGGGAAAGAAACTAACAAGTTGAAGAGCTTTTGCTGTCAGCTGAACTATCATACTGTATGTAAACAGTGCTGTGGCACTATTTCACCACATTTTGAAATGACGTTGTAGCTGATAATCTGATATTTCACAACccgtactatatatatatatatttagtatataattt
This genomic interval carries:
- the LOC105216414 gene encoding myc protein, translated to MAKTCIPFGSSPILGSIYLGDHSEDYSIIRPDPCELFEDLLPDWGHSIYGDIQKMDNGNDLPISGTPDYSSYKNEIRNGDCMWSGQSQTELSTSATSTGSDLAVRRAVPLSAVTAKPAQLPPAPTVVVANNNKHKMQTAQKPTQQQQYVEVKREIKMEPSDDYEKQLQQHSIPNVRNATTAQQQQSSTQSMQHIPPGTSLLRKSNVPQQQQQQQQQQRKLQKHQQLQHKLSTLHLSGSSTTTNNNNKLNNTNSGVVTSFDTMAYELPETPPSLDDEATDFKQTNIDLRACMMGSNNISLNAGIIDNISKELQDTSKDKINTRLTSDHPDLHEVLDIIRRDEHKSVMYSSKMAISSDCESDEDEESTANSGYGSASSILDGELSYGRTSPVPSQASSQTSMSLHTTQAHCHSDHSYTRCKEGMDDLSSSAFTPSDSDEEIDVVSVSDKKLPTNPSDRDRRAIEHKVGYRFSTARIVKNPNGIRTIPPRRHGAYTLPCSPASSSPVKSVATSRYTSPSATPYHTATYANKYMQQQQGNIIGADNRMIGDKSRKRLTVHGGSSISADVTRDLDYTLPPSKKHRGKKSSSSSKHAGHHSSALHSASADDSVRRHFSLDESADTIEKRNLHNDMERQRRIGLKNLFEELKKQIPSIKDKERAPKVNILREAAKLCESLTRENQQLCDTKEVLREQMRKRQEHLARLRNLMRD